The window ATGCATCCTGGATCCATGTATCTGACTCCATGTGGTTGCTAATCTCCTCGGATAAATGTTGAGTCATACCATTGAATCGGTGTTTTGCACGTAAGCATATGCTATCTTGGATGTGATTAGCTTTTTTCTTTGTGCCGTTTTGTGTTGGTCCTAGGGAAGAGTTGTTCGCGCTAGAGATTAATGTCCAAGAATTTGTGACGACGGACTcgaatggtagaattaatgtcCTAACATCGTATCATTCAGGAAAGCAATAAGGCATTATGCCATTGTAAGAGGTTTTGAGTTTGCTGGCCTCCAAACAGACCCAACAAGATTCATTGCCAAGTGTGCATATAAAGGCTGTCCATGGCGCATCCATGCTTCTAGGCTTCAAGGTCAAAGCACAATTCAGGTATAATTGTTTGCTAACATCTTTATTTCCTTTCTATATTAATTTTTCTCTGAATTCAGCAAGGTCTGATATATTATGTTCATGCGCAGATCAAGGTTCTACCCGTAGAGCATAATTGCCCAACAACCAAGCTTGTAGAAGGCAAGATGGCTACTCAAGGCTGGGTTGCAGACAGGTTATCTGATTGGGTGAAGAAGAACCCTCACAAAGGGACAAAAGAAGCAAAGGAAAAGTTAGAGTCAGAGTATGGAATAAAGTTGAAGTATTCCAAAGCCTGGTCAGGTATGAAGGTTgctcttgaacaaattcatggTAAATATGAAGAAAGTTTTCAATTGTTGTTCAACTGGAAAGCACAAATGGAGATTAGTCAGCCAGGTAGCATAATTGAAATAGAAGTGGAGAAGATAGGAAAAAAGATGTGTTTCAAGAGACTATTTGTAGCATTGAGGCCATGTATAGATGGTTTTTTGGCTGCTTGTAGACCATACATAGGAGTGGATGCATCTATTTTGAAAGGCAAGTACACTGGATAGTTGGCTAGTGCCACTTCAGTAGATGGACACAACTGGTTATACTATGTTGCTTATGGCATATTTCACTCAGAGACAGAAGAAAACTGGGTATGGTTCATGGAGCAGTTACAAAAGGCTGTAGGCTCCCCACCTGGTTTGGTCATATCTACAGATGCATGCAAAGGATTGGAAACTGCTGTGAGTGTTGTTTTCCTGAGGTAGAACACAGAGAATGCATGAGACACCTATATGGGAATTTCATGAAGCAGTACCAAGGTGATGTTTTCACTGACCACCTATATCCAGCAGCAAGAGCTTACACTGAATGGCTGTTCAAATGGCACATTAGCAAGATATATGAAGTTGCCCCAGATGCAATTGTATACCTTGAAGAGCATCACAACAGGTTGTGGTATAGGTGTTGGTTTTCAGAAGCAAGCAAATGTGATTGCCTGACAAATAATGTCTCAGAAAGTTTCAATAGTCAGGTTAGGCACTTAAAGGGACTACTACTTCATGAGTTAGTTGATGGAATAAGAGAGCTCATAATGGAGAAGAGGTACCTTAGAAAGCAGATAGCAAACAAGATGGATGATGGGATACTGCCAAATGTGATGAAGGAGCTGAATCAAGTAAGCAACAACCTCAGGGTTGTGAAGGTTGCAAGAAGTGATGAGGACTGTGCAGAGGTTACTCTAGTGGATGCCTACAACAACACTAGAAGGCACACAGTTGACCTAAAAAACCATAACTGCTCTTGCAGAGTTTGGCAGGTAACTGAAAAACCTTGTCATCATGCTCTAGCCTGGATCTTGTCTAATAGAGGTGTACAGATCTCAGACTTTGTACATGATTACTACTCTGTGGCTAAGTTCAAGGCAGCATATCAAGGCAGTGTCACTACAATGTCAGATAGGTCCCAGTGGCCTGAAGTTGATCTTGGTTTCCAAGTGTGGCCATCACTACAGACAAGGGCACCAGGCAGGCCGAAAGTCCAGAGAATCAGAGGAGCTCTTGAGAAAGGACCCAAAAAGAAGGTTAGATGCTCCAGATGCAAAGGCTATGGACACTTTGCCAAGACTTGCAAACTTGCAAAACCAGCAGAAGATGTTGCTCCAGAAACACCAACCAAGAGGTATGTTACAAAGGAAATAACTATGATATTACATTGTAAACTTGCTGTGACTTGTATAGCTTTCAAACTGATTCATCCCTGTTCTGTGATGTAGGAAATGGCAGCCAGATGATGAAGGAACTTCTGGTccaccaaagaagaagaagaagactccCAAGAAGAAGCCAGCTAAGAAGAAAACtcctaagaagaagaagactcctaagaagaagaaaactccaaagaagaagaagaagcagacaCAAGCAGCCGCAGCTCCACCTCGTACAACAGTTAGAAGCCTGAGAGATTGGCTCGGCATGTGATGCATCATCCAGGCTATTGAGATCCAGAATCTTTTGTGAGCTTGTATTGTGAACTTGTAATGCAACATCCAGCCTGAGAGATAGGCTCCTAAGATTGGTGTGAACTTCTTATGTTAAGTGTGAACTTCTTATATTAAGTGTGAACTTGCTGTGATCTTTGTTCTGCTACCTGTGAACCTTGTTATTGGAACAAGTCTGAACCTGTTTGTTATGACAATCTAAACTTGTTATTGTGACTGTGTCAACATTGTTATTGGCCCAATGTCTGGATGCCAACCAGTTATGTGAGCCTTGCTTATATCAGTTATCtgaattttttcattttgcaaattaaacatggatgccaACCAGGCAGCAGGAATTCGTTCACCATCACAGCATGGACAATTCATTCATGGAATCAACATTTAGGTTTCACTTGCAACAACATTCAAGTTTCACTTCCAAACCATACCCAAAATTAGGCCAAATACAACACCCACACATACAGATGCTAAGACTGCATTGCTCACTACAAAGGATTTTCCCTGGCACATTTGCTTCAGCTCCTCCATCTCATTCTTCAGTTCACAAAGCTGCTGTCTCATCTCCATCATCTTTTGCTCTCCAGTTTCATGTTCTTTGGCCATTTCAAGATCCTTCATTCTCCTCGTCCGCAAATACTTGACATAGGCACCTTCCCACCAGTAGTAGCCACAAGTGTCATCATCCTGATACAAAATACAGCAAAAGCCTTGTAGAAACTCAATCTGAAATTGAACTCATCCGAAACCGACATTAATTTGAATCAAAACCGCTCACCGGAAAGTTGTTTGGGCACTTGTAGAAGACCATCCCGTAAGATTCCCGTTTCTTGCTTCGCAGCTTGACCACAGGAATCTTGCATTGCGGGCAATCGATCAACGGAAGAGACTCACCTTCGTAGGCCGAAATCCTGCCCCTGCTCCTGCTAGCGGACGAGGCTTCGAACTGCATCGGACTACCATCAGGCCTGAACATGGCCACGCGcaccggtccgccgccgccgccgtcgatctcggcctcaccgccggcggccgAATCCAGCGACTTGGGGTTCGGGATCTACTAGGGTTCGTGGGGAAGACGAGACGGATAGAGGAAGGACCGGGGCGaatggcgggcgcggcgcggcgcgggtggGGAGCGCTGGCTCAGCCTTGTATGCGACCGACCAGGGGCAGAGAGGGAAATACGGATATACAACGGCCTGCAGGTGGGCCCAGGGGCGTCGGAGGTGTACAAAATGGCAGGAATCGGTGTATTTAGGAGTTGTAATGGTACGATTGCAATTAGTTGAATTGTAATGGTAGAAGTCCAATCTTTGATATTTGCGATGGTTCAGAACCAATTAACCCTTAAAATAATAGTAATGCTCTAAGTTGTAATTTTTTAGAGTGGCCGATCGAAGACATGATTTGCAATGAAAATTAAATTGATCTTAATCGAAGAGGCACGAACCTGTGTGCATAAAGCTATTTCTTCAGCCCCCTGTCCAAAGAACTATATATAAGTATGACCGAAGCCGCATTATAATATGACCGAAGTCTGATCCTGGTTTAATTATGAGAATGCTACAAAGCCTGACTTCGAAGCCTCATTTTGAGAATTCCGAAGCTCAATAAATGCGGAGGCGGTGATATCGTGGGCTTGTGGCACACAGCTGCCGAAGCCTACATAACTGAGGCCTTCTTTGGGAGGGCTCCGgctctccggctccggctccaagACCGGCTCCTGccggagccctcccaaacggtaTTTTTGGCGACGGCTTCAACTTTAAAGCACCTTGGAGCCCCCGAAATGGCGCTCTCTGGAGCAGATTGGGCAAGGAGGAGCCACGATTTCGTGGCTCCGTCCGGCTCCTGCGGCTCCTCCTTGGTGTTTGCCATCCGTGCCTCCGGGTGGGGCCCGCCGAGGCGCTGTCCACagggaggaggtggccggccgCCGACGGTCGCAGGGCCCGCGGCCTGtggtggggggagggggagggggaggtggccggccgccggtgtttgcggggcgcggcgcggcctgcGAGGCCcgggaggaggtggccggccgccggtgcttggagtggcgcggcgcggcctgcGAGGCCCGGGAGGAGGTGGCCGACCGCCGGCGCTCGCATGCAGGGGTGCGCGGCCCGTGGGGAGGAAGAGGGAGCTGCCGGCAGGAGAAGCCGCGGGGGGAGGGCGCAGGCGGCGGGAGCTGCCGGCGGGAGAAGCCGCGGGCACGCAGGCGCAGGAAGAGGAGGCGCCGCTGGCCTGGGAGGGGGCGCAGAGGAAGGCCGCGCTggccagaggaggaagaaagctcACGGGAGCacggagcagcaacagcagtgTGGAACAAGAGGCTTGATCAGATAAGGAATGGGTGAAGATAAGGAAGAGagaagaaaattaaaaaaagaagGGAGAAAAAAGATAAGGGTAGTATGGTCATTTAACCTTTTCTGTGTATATTAAACAATCaggtgaagctgttttgccaaacgtttttcaaaacgactccaactccaccagagaagccgctctACTGGAGGGGCCAGAGCTGGAGCTGTTTTCGGAGGAGCcaaagccctgccaaacagaccCCGAAACTGAAGCCCATCTGCCGAAGCTCAATTATTTTTTGATGCTGAAGCTCAGTAAATATATGGGAAACGGAGACTAAATGACAGAGTGTGCAGTCGAAGCCCCATAGAAATAGACCGAAAGTATCTAGCCTGTAGCATTTGAAATCTTAATGAAACTGAGTGCCGAAGTCAACTACAATTTATGTAGACCGAAGACAACTAATAGTCTAATTGTAACCGAAGGTGAAATACTAGTTGCACGGAAGCTAGAAGTTTTGGTATCTCTGCATGGTTAGTCACAGTAATTATTAATAATAAAgatgcttatatatatatatatatatataggaatgGCAAAATACAAGACGCTTCGGTTGGTTAGCTCCGATGGCAGGGACCGAAGCTAATCGAAGGTATCAAAACTACTATAGAATACATTATCGCcaaccatcaccgccggtttgtttcgaaccggcggtgatagtctatcaccgccggttccaaatggactCGGCGGTGATGTGTTCTCCATCTATTTTTTTCCattctcccctccctctctctccggtatttttttcctcctccccctggCGTCCGCCCacagccctccctccctcgtggcgccgccctcctccccattccccttcctcctcccgagccctcccatggcggcggcgccggccctcCGCCCCGTCCTTCTCCCTCGTCCCGTGCCCTCCCATGGCAGCAGCGGCTGGCCCTCCGCCCaatcctccctcctcccacgcCCTCCCATGGCGTCAGCGCccggccctccgccccctcctcctccctccatcctcctcccgccccctcccatagcggtggcggtggaggaggcctgCGTGGCGGCCGGATCCGTGTAGGGCATGGCGGATCTGCCGCGGccggccctccgccccctcgtcctccctcctcccatGCCCTCCCATGGTGGCAGTGGTGGCGGAGGCCtgcacggcggccatggcggccggatccgcgcagGGCATGGTGGATCTGCAGCGGCCGGCCCTTTGCCCCCTCGTCCTCCCTCTTCCCGCGACCTCCcatgacggcggcgccggccctcctccctccctcgccgtgGCGCTCCGAGATCAGGCCGGCGCACTCCTCCCTCAGCTCAGGCCGGAGCCGCCTAGAAGCCAGGAGCCTTCCCCCGCCCGTTTCCTCCTCCACCATCACATCAGCCAATCTCGCTGCTCCATCCATCTGATTCAGATTCAGCTTCTTCTGCTGCAGGTGGCTCTACCGGATCAAGCCATCAGTGACCCACGAGCCCTTCCAGCCCCGCCCCGCCCACGTCTGCCTCGTCGGGGAGTTCAACCGCtgcaccgccgctgccacaCCCACGCAGCTGCGCTGGAGGCCGCTCGAGGTTCCCCTGGACTCGCCCCTCGACTTCATCGACGGCCTCTACACCGTCTACGGCGCCGGGAGCTCCTTCCTCCGACATGGGTACGCCATGCACATGTTTGTTTTGCTTGCGATTGCCCCCTCCCTGGGTTAATTTTACCCTGCTCCTTCATAATCACTGGTTCCTCATATCATGTACTGTACTCTACACTAGGTACCCAGCAAGGAAGTAAGTCGTCCTCTCGTCTGATTACCTTCCTTTAGTatgtaatgtttttttttgcaactatTTTTCAGAAAAGGAAGACATTTCCAGATTTGGCTCCACTGATGTGGCACTATTTTGGCACAATGATTGTTCTGCTGTAGGTATGTAGCAAACCTTGTGCTCTTCTATGCATATTTATAGTATGATCAAGCTTAATAGGAGCTTTGAGTGTATTCTGTCATGTTCTGTTTCCATGATCAGTCTGTTATGTTATTCATTCCCGATTCAATCCTCAAGTTCATGGCTATATCAGTTTTCTTAATATATGTTTGTGAAGTTTAAACCAATCTCATAAGTCAGCCTTTTGGTCTTACTTAGTATGTCTGCCTACTTGAAAAAACAGGAAATTTTGTCATTCTACCCTGCACTTTGACCCCCTACGTTATCTGCAAGTGTATCGAATAGAGCCTGCAACGTTTTTGCACTTCATCCTTTGTTATTGCAGTAATAAAGCTTCTCTAAAATATTGGACAGCATACTGTTTGCAGTAATTAACCTACCAATAGATTAAGGTCCTTTGTCCTCTACATGCGTCTACCAGTAGTACAAAGCTTTATTTCAAAAGTGCACGAATTTCTTAAGGCTGGCTTTCTGATCAGGCTTTGCttatctcctttttctttctgttATCTTTGGTGAGGGGCCTTGCCTGGTAATCTGCATGCAACTCTGATGCCCTACTCAATAGTCTATTTGGGTAAGTCCCACAATTCACTAAATATATCTAAGCTGTCCGACAATATTGATGAAACTATTTTAGCCAACATAGATTGTAACCTCCCATCATACTGAAGTGCAACCAATTCTTTATCTCACGCCATAAGGCTACTCATTTTATACGGACTGTATCATATGTAATGGATTATCAGTTCTTGTAGAAATATCTGCTTTCTGCTTTATTAagatttctacaaatttctgcTTCAagtttttttgtttgaatttggaCTGCAAACATATATTGTGCTATTGAACCTAGCTAGCTTAGTAGTAGCTGATAGGTTGAATGCATATTTAAGTAATGAGATGAGATTACCTAATATAATTCAGTTAAGCTAATAACTGAATCTGCTTGTTCTTGAGCAAATGAGGTGTTCCACAATCAGATGACATATAGTATCATTGTTGTcattgtgccttgcttgctttttTTTACTGCTTTGCCACTGATTGAGCTGAGTAGGACCACAGACACACTAAAAATAGGATAATGTTTTTTTACTGCACAAGCAATTAGGTGTCAGCAATACAACAATCTTGCATTGATATGGGTAAACTGGAAATAAGCGGACTGCCAGTGCAAAAGGAGGCCAGGGCATGACATCTTTTTGACTACATAATGGATGGATGGTATTAGGCTGTTTGAATACCTACAACCTGACAAAATGGATGGATGGTCTTAGGCTGATTGTATCAATTTGTGCAATACAGGTGATTGTTGAGAAGGCTGAGAGAAGTGATATTCCTGACATCGACAAGAAAAAGTCAGTTCTCAACTTCTCTACTAGATATCTGAAAATTATTTCTACTTAGGCTGAGAGAAGGCTGAGAGGTGATTGTATAGACTCTTTTGTTTAATCTCGATGTATGAGCTCATATGGTTGAATTTTGCtgctataattatatattatatatgttgtacaaatgatgcaattttattatataaaaatattttttaatgggaaaaaggtcttcaccgccggttcgtgtctTCAACCAGCGGTGTTGATGTCCCCATCACCGACGGTTCTAAATACGAACCGGCAGTGATGGGTGCACATCACCAATGGTTGGCGCACGCATCACTGCCGGtttatgaaccggcggtgatgaacccctggccatcaccgccggttccgcTATCACCATTGACTTAAATCCAACGGTACCCAAAACCCGTTGGTGATGCACTTTTAGAACCGGCGGTAATAGGGTGGCTGTAGTAGTGAAATTTTGCTTGTTACTGAACTTTGGATCACGAGCTAAAAGCGACCGCGCGAATGACCCAAAGGTCGCACAGGCTGATGGTGGTCTTCGGGTGCCACTTTGGTGATGACACTAAGACCATGAATTGGTGACGTGCTTGCCATGCAAGCCGAAGCCTCCATGCAAGGCTGGTGTCGATAATGATACGAAGACCATGAACCTCCCATTTTGGTTAGTAACCAGATATTAGAGACATAGTGAAAAATTAAGTCCGAAGGGGTAGGAGGCCACGAGGGTGTGCATGCGGTATGAAACAGTAGAAACTTTGTAGAAAACAAATGCTACGTGGAACCATAAGCGATATACAACCGAAGCTACTGAAAGCCAATAGGTCACGGCTAGCCAACGGGAAAGTGACCGATGCTTTTTGTACTAGTCTTTGTAAATAAACAAAGCATCATACAgcaagatgatgatgaagatgggcTGCCCATGTATTTTTGCGAAAAGCGGAGATACCTTTGTGTTGCGCTCCCTAGCTGGAGCGGACCGAAGTTGCAGCCGAAGCCCATGCAGCCCATGCAGCCGATGCCTCCCTGGGCCGAAGAACGTGGAGCGAAGCCCATGTAGCCGAAGCCTCTCTGGGCCAAGTTGACCCAAACCCAGGCAGCTGAAGTTTAGCCTGTGGAACCGAAGCCGCTTTAATAAAGCCGCCGAAGCGAAGCCTAGCCGGTGGAGCCGGAGCCGAATACGCCAAAGCGATGCCTAGCCggtggagcgggagcgggagccggagccgaAGTCGATCGGACGAAGCCGCCGAAGCGAAGTCTAGCCGGTGGAGCCGGAGCCAAAGCTGCTGGAGCGAAGCCTAGCCGGTGGAGCCGGAGCCGAAGTTGCTTGAACGAAGCCAGGCGTTGTACGACGAAGGGTGACAGAGCAAGAAGACTTCGTGTGGTATAATTATGCTCGAGAGAGAGAGCCACCTTGACCCCAGGGTCagctatatatataggaggaGACGGGCTGTCAATTTTCTCCCGGCCTCCTGGCAAGTACAAGATTTACAAATAGACCATTGGGACGCCACATAAGGCCCATTACAACATGGGCTGGGCCATTCCCCCAACAGGTATTTCTCCATCATAATAACTTCAAATTTGATATTTATTCCTATTTTTTTCTAAGATCCGGATCTTTGAGTTAAtgatgtttgtttgtatgttaATTACTATTTCTTGGATCTTTTACATATGGCTTATTTTCTTTCACCAAATTGGAGAATAGAAAAATATGTTTTCACATAACAATTGGTAATGTAATTTCATATTTTCTAGTAAATTTGAGGTGTAaatgagttcaaaaatattagAGTAAAGTCTGTTATAGCCTCCAACCTCAGAAAGAGTTTCAAAGTTTGACTAGAGATATAAGAAACTATGTGAGAAATGTATCCTTTTATGAGCAATGTATGGTCCCAGTTTATTAAAAGCATTTAAAGTTTTTATAGTAAGCTTAAGTGCCAAAAATATGTTACCACATCAATTTGTAAAATTTTCTTaccaaatttagatattattgTAATTATTATGTGTTAATTTGAATATAGAAGTTTAAGTTGTTCCTAAAAgacaattgaatttttcatctaTCTCCAAGATATGAGCCTAAATATAATATTTCTCCAATTTTGCAAATCTTATTGGAGGTAAACGTAGTTCAACTTGAAATTACTTTTGGTAAGCATGcagaaatttatttaaataaTAGAAAATACCAGATCTGTTCAATAGTTGTTGAAACTCTTACATGGCAACTTAGATGTTAATTATTACATGTAAAAAATATATTGGGATATATAATATAATTACTTTGTGCAAGTTACTTTATAAGGGTTCCTTACTTAGatatttaaaaatagaaaacgACTTTTTACATAATAGGCGGCAATATAAATCAACAAATGTTAATAGGAGGGTTAAGTTAAGGCTATGTCCAAATTTCAAGTGTATATGAGCAAGAAAAGAATTTAGGGTGAATAAACTTCAAAGTTTAACTTAGGTTGCCTTCTCAAAATATTAGTTTTATTGTTATATTCTGCTAGCTTGTGCTCATGATCAAGCTGATGTTGCTCTACCTATGGTAGTCATTTTGACTAGAGTCAGCTTACTCTTAGTTAAAATCTAATGCTTCTTGCCAATATGCACATATTTTGTATGGATGGGAATGGGTCGGGTCGACCCATTGGGTAGTTGACCCGACCCACAAAAATAGGGCCAGTGGGTTCTAGGGGCCGACCCTAAATTTCAAAATAGGTCAATAAGGCCGGAACCTATTGACCCGATGGGTATTATGGGTCAACCCACTTGTCATATTAatggtttttttatttattgatTTTCTTCATTCTATTGAATAAATACAACTGGTCATAAGTTGTTAGATTCTATATACTTCAAAATACAGTGAGGAATATCATACGTTagaagtgaaaatggataaaacTAAAATCATGGATAGCTAGTAAACATATTTAATTTGATGCATTGCTAACAATCTTAATATCTTATTATGATATGTTTTAATATTGAATCTTATCTTTTCTAAAAGTGTTGATAGTATTCATGGTTTaggattataaaaaaatatttaggtCGACCCATAATACCCAATGGGCCATCAAGGCTATAACATTTAGGAAAAATGGATCGACTCATGACCCCTAGAATTGGCCTTGAGGCCATGGGGCGGGTCCAAGGCTAGGGCCGGGTCGGCCCATTCCCATCTTGAATATTTTGGTTGTGCATGCTAATATcattgttgacgcaaaaatcggCGAGATGGATCTCTGCACTCCACATATGCTTGGGCCGGAGAGATCTACTTCACTCCGACATACCGAAGCCAAATCGGCGCACATGTGGTGCGCTGGCGTATCAATCAATTTGACTTGCAATTGACAAGAGAGGTAAAAGTTAAATTCGAGGGCTATCGGCTAGCTAGCCGATATTGATGACATCAGCAATCGACTATCATTCGGCGgattgttgacggccattattccacgttttgaccgtcaacttctcgggaataaattgagttcTTGCACCATGTTTCATGCATACtttgtttaattctaataagttccacgagttttggatgagttgtgcttgcagaaatccactgtccaaagatggtcgaaatcagaAAAGATTTAGGCCGCTCGGCACATTCCGTGCTGACCGACctgacacctccacatacatggATCCGATATTTTTACCGGAGCAACGTGACACGTTCATAAGGCTCCATAATAAGGCGAACATCTCATATCCTGTCGGTGGACCTGGAAGGCAcaaggttcaagccaaagacTCACGTGCCAGTGCCAAGAACGTCAAATGGGGAAACCACCCATCCCAGAGGCAATGTGGAGTTTTGATTTGCAACATCGGCGAAACGATGGGCTGAGAGGCTCTGgaggcaggccgcccggc is drawn from Panicum virgatum strain AP13 chromosome 1N, P.virgatum_v5, whole genome shotgun sequence and contains these coding sequences:
- the LOC120653519 gene encoding uncharacterized protein LOC120653519, whose product is MDDDIGRKAIRHYAIVRGFEFAGLQTDPTRFIAKCAYKGCPWRIHASRLQGQSTIQIKVLPVEHNCPTTKLVEGKMATQGWVADRLSDWVKKNPHKGTKEAKEKLESEYGIKLKYSKAWSETEENWVWFMEQLQKAVGSPPGLVISTDACKGLETAYQGDVFTDHLYPAARAYTEWLFKWHISKIYEVAPDAIVYLEEHHNRLWYRCWFSEASKCDCLTNNVSESFNSQVRHLKGLLLHELVDGIRELIMEKRYLRKQIANKMDDGILPNVMKELNQVSNNLRVVKVARSDEDCAEVTLVDAYNNTRRHTVDLKNHNCSCRVWQVTEKPCHHALAWILSNRGVQISDFVHDYYSVAKFKAAYQGSVTTMSDRSQWPEVDLGFQVWPSLQTRAPGRPKVQRIRGALEKGPKKKVRCSRCKGYGHFAKTCKLAKPAEDVAPETPTKRKWQPDDEGTSGPPKKKKKTPKKKPAKKKTPKKKKTPKKKKTPKKKKKQTQAAAAPPRTTVRSLRDWLGM
- the LOC120655820 gene encoding uncharacterized protein LOC120655820 produces the protein MFRPDGSPMQFEASSASRSRGRISAYEGESLPLIDCPQCKIPVVKLRSKKRESYGMVFYKCPNNFPDDDTCGYYWWEGAYVKYLRTRRMKDLEMAKEHETGEQKMMEMRQQLCELKNEMEELKQMCQGKSFVVSNAVLASVCVGVVFGLILGMVWK